In Glandiceps talaboti chromosome 16, keGlaTala1.1, whole genome shotgun sequence, a single window of DNA contains:
- the LOC144447548 gene encoding mitochondrial coenzyme A transporter SLC25A42-like — MQSIRPTNVIQSPVEKMIESATVKEDPHSLDIEEVRKATTRVQDVKDSQISNTNKVLISLTAGAIAGAVAKTTIAPLDRTKIIFQTSHREFSYQAAFSVLAKTYKREGFFNLWRGNSATMARIIPYAAIQYAAHEQIKRLLGSVDGKALDPFPRFFAGSLAGATAVSFTYPLDLARARMAVTRSEMYNTLSSVFWKIYKTEGPLTFYRGFLPTVLGVLPYGGISFFTYETLKKIHGERHDGRDPYPLERLAFGAVAGLLGQSASYPLDIVRRRMQTAGVKSHGHLYDTIVNTFKAVLSREGLVGGLYKGLSLNWIKGPIAVGVSFTTFDLTQRTLRQYGIFQSGP; from the exons ATGCAATCTATAAGACCCACTAATGTAATACAAAGCCCTGTAGAGAAAATGATAGAATCAGCAACAGTGAAAGAAGATCCTCATAGTCTAGATATAGAAGAGGTACGGAAAGCAACAACTAGGGTACAAGATGTGAAAGACTCACAG ataAGCAATACCAATAAAGTGCTAATATCTCTAACTGCAGGAGCTATAGCTGGTGCTGTTGCCAAGACAACCATTGCTCCGTTGGACAGAacaaaaatcatatttcaaa cTTCGCACAGAGAATTCTCCTACCAAGCAGCCTTTAGTGTTCTTGCTAAGACGTACAAAAGAGAAGGATTCTTTAACCTATGGAGGGGCAACTCAGCTACCATGGCCAGAATTATACCCTATGCAGCTATCCAGTATGCAGCTCATGAACAGATTAAACGATTACTGGGATCTGTGGACGGAAA AGCTCTGGATCCATTCCCTAGATTTTTTGCTGGTTCCTTGGCAGGAGCTACAGCAGTCTCTTTCACCTACCCTCTGGATCTTGCTAGGGCAAGGATGGCAGTCACCAGAAGTGAAAT GTACAACACTCTATCTAGTGTATTCTGGAAAATTTACAAGACTGAGggacctttgaccttttacaGAGGATTCTTGCCAACTGTTTTAGGAGTTCTTCCATATGGTGGAATTAGTTTCTTCACTTATGAAACACTCAAGAAAATACATGGAG aaCGCCATGATGGTAGAGATCCATACCCACTAGAAAGATTAGCATTTGGCGCTGTTGCTGGTCTACTAGGACAATCTGCATCTTATCCATTGGACATTGTGAGGAGAAGAATGCAAACAGCTGGAGTGAAAAGTCATGGTCACTTATATGATACAATTGTCAATACTTTTAAAGCTGTTCTCAGTAGAGAGGGACTTGTAGGTGGTTTGTACAAAGGACTAAGTCTAAATTGGATCAAAGGACCTATTGCAGTCGGTGTTAGCTTTACAACATTTGACCTCACTCAAAGAACTCTCAGGCAGTATGGAATATTTCAAAGTGGACCTTGA
- the LOC144447606 gene encoding calmodulin-like protein 4, protein MRSLGTNPTIVEIKEYLKQYDKGDGKVHFDNFLIIMHKQLKAEDPSKEILEAFRRTDKQNRGFIIAKEFKHIMTSFGEKLTPKEADELLKEAGIPQNGFVKYEAFVKIFTRPIPDSMLPPA, encoded by the exons ATGAGATCACTAGGCACCAACCCAACCATTGTAGAAATCAAAGAATACTTAAAGCAGTATGATAAAG GTGATGGCAAGGTGCATTTTGATAACTTTCTAATTATTATGCATAAACAATTGAAAGCTGAAGATCCTTCAAAAGAAATTTTAGAAGCCTTCAGAAgaacagacaaacaaaacagaGGCTTTATCATTGCCAAGGAATTTAAACACATCATGACCAGTTTTGGAGAAAAACTTACCCCAAAAGAAG CTGATGAACTTCTTAAAGAAGCTGGAATTCCACAAAATGGTTTTGTCAAGTATGAGGCATTTGTGAAGATATTCACCAGACCAATCCCAGACTCTATGTTACCACCtgcttaa